The Zingiber officinale cultivar Zhangliang chromosome 10A, Zo_v1.1, whole genome shotgun sequence genome contains a region encoding:
- the LOC122027724 gene encoding protein NODULATION SIGNALING PATHWAY 2-like, translating into MEVAMDEGNDFSRCNFSTAAAMDDYFACAWNNWEQSVADVGPFSASADADDFHDLVESIVFADDVDYDPSTGHFSLPQSPSYNSNTSTCTPVAEEEEHNATATAGNDAKGLRLVHLLEAAAEALGGVHKCPDLARVILVRLRELLGRGGEGTSIERLAGHFTDALQGLLDGGRTSLRDGGQHNHNNKMEVLTAFQLLQDMSPYTKFGHFTANQAILEATAVDRRIHVVDFEIAEGVQWASLMQALASRPGTSSPHLRITAMIRSGGSRSAQETGRLLAAYAASLGQPFSFSQCRLEANSERFRAAGVKVVKGEALVMNCVLHPTTTAARRRTTGSVASFLSGSVDLGARVVTLVEEEVGEGEEAEEEQGRGFVGRFMAELGRYSAVWDSLEAEFPMQGQARAVVERVILGPRIAGAIGHAFRAEEEEGGQVESWGEWMTAMGFGKVSISCFNHCQAKLLLGLFKGGYKVEETATNKLVLGWKTRRLLSASVWKPPSPVLLPVIDSFEDSDFLFD; encoded by the coding sequence ATGGAGGTGGCCATGGATGAAGGTAATGACTTTTCCCGCTGCAACTTCTCCACCGCCGCCGCTATGGACGACTATTTTGCCTGCGCCTGGAACAACTGGGAACAATCGGTCGCCGACGTGGGCCCCTTCTCTGCCTCAGCCGACGCCGACGACTTCCACGATCTCGTGGAGTCCATCGTGTTCGCCGATGATGTGGACTATGACCCCTCCACCGGCCACTTCTCGTTGCCCCAGTCCCCTTCTTACAATTCCAACACCAGCACTTGCACGCCTGTGGCAGAGGAGGAAGAACACAACGCCACAGCCACCGCCGGCAACGATGCGAAAGGGTTACGGCTTGTCCACCTACTGGAAGCGGCGGCGGAGGCCCTCGGCGGTGTGCACAAGTGTCCGGACTTGGCCCGCGTGATATTGGTTCGGCTCAGGGAGTTGCTGGGGCGCGGCGGCGAGGGGACCAGCATCGAACGCCTGGCGGGTCACTTCACCGACGCCTTACAAGGTCTCCTCGACGGCGGCCGTACGTCGCTCCGCGATGGTGGTCAGCACAACCACAACAATAAGATGGAGGTGCTGACAGCGTTCCAGCTGCTTCAGGACATGTCCCCCTACACAAAGTTCGGCCACTTCACGGCCAACCAGGCCATCCTCGAGGCCACCGCCGTCGATCGGCGCATCCACGTCGTCGACTTCGAAATTGCGGAGGGCGTGCAGTGGGCATCTCTGATGCAGGCCCTCGCGTCGCGACCCGGCACGTCGTCGCCGCACCTACGCATTACCGCCATGATCCGGAGCGGCGGGAGCCGCTCTGCCCAAGAGACCGGCCGCCTTCTGGCGGCGTACGCTGCGTCACTGGGGCAACCTTTCTCGTTCTCGCAGTGCCGGCTCGAGGCCAACAGCGAGCGGTTCCGCGCTGCGGGTGTGAAGGTGGTGAAGGGAGAGGCGTTGGTGATGAACTGCGTGCTGCACCCGACAACGACAGCCGCGAGGCGACGGACAACAGGTTCGGTGGCGTCATTCCTCTCGGGGTCTGTGGATCTGGGAGCGAGGGTGGTAACTCTGGTggaggaggaggttggggaggggGAGGAAGCAGAGGAAGAGCAAGGAAGGGGGTTCGTTGGGCGCTTCATGGCGGAGTTGGGCCGGTACTCGGCGGTCTGGGATTCTCTGGAAGCCGAGTTTCCAATGCAGGGCCAGGCGAGGGCGGTGGTGGAGCGGGTCATCCTCGGGCCGAGGATCGCCGGAGCAATTGGCCACGCATTCAGGGCGGAGGAAGAGGAAGGCGGCCAGGTAGAAAGTTGGGGAGAGTGGATGACTGCCATGGGGTTTGGCAAAGTAAGCATCAGCTGCTTCAACCATTGCCAGGCCAAACTGCTCCTGGGACTCTTCAAAGGCGGCTACAAGGTGGAGGAGACGGCCACGAACAAGCTAGTGTTGGGGTGGAAGACGAGAAGGCTGCTCTCCGCTTCTGTTTGGAAGCCTCCATCGCCTGTTCTTCTTCCTGTAATCGATAGCTTTGAGGATTCAGATTTCTTGTTCGATTGA